From a single Nicotiana tomentosiformis chromosome 2, ASM39032v3, whole genome shotgun sequence genomic region:
- the LOC104109759 gene encoding pistil-specific extensin-like protein has product MAFTSVKILVLIQVSVLALSSFSELSFGKGIESSSLDKGQHHPIFSTVHLFFGKSPKKSPSSPTPVNKPSPSPPPQVKSSPPPPAKSPPPPPAKSPPPLLPPPPSQPPKQPPPPPPPPAKQPPSAKPPIKPPSPSPAAQPPATQRATPPPAMQRAPPLSQPPKLPPPATQLPIRKPPPPAYTQPPPPPIRSSPPPPATYDEPPIVDSPPAPPSDHEPTTVEPPPSDYEPPIIEPAPPTDQPPIITPSPPTLTPPVKLPPPLIHPAGKPLIVVGRVHCKSCNSRGLPTLYKASPLQGAVVKLVCHNNARKANVQTAMTDKNGEFVIMPMPLTRADIHKCKVYLVKSTKPICNVPTNFNGGKSGALLIPILPPKPPVNPGPALVQPPMFDFHGVGPFIFEASSKLPCKK; this is encoded by the exons ATGGCTTTTACATCAGTAAAGATCCTAGTGCTCATACAAGTTTCAGTTTTAGCACTCAGCTCATTCTCAGAGCTTAGCTTTGGTAAAGGAATTGAAAGCTCGTCATTAGACAAAGGACAACACCATCCAATCTTCTCAACAGTTCACTTATTCTTTGGAAAGTCTCCCAAGAAAAGCCCCTCTAGCCCTACACCGGTAAACAAGCCATCACCATCACCACCACCACAGGTTAAGTCATCCCCTCCGCCGCCTGCTAAGTCACCACCGCCGCCACCAGCTAAGTCACCACCTCCTCTGCTGCCTCCACCACCATCTCAACCACCAAAACAACCACCTCCACCTCCGCCGCCACCAGCAAAGCAACCACCATCTGCTAAGCCACCTATTAAACCTCCATCTCCGTCACCGGCTGCTCAGCCACCAGCAACGCAACGAGCAACACCACCACCGGCAATGCAACGGGCACCGCCACTTTCTCAGCCACCAAAACTACCACCACCAGCTACTCAGCTACCAATAAGGAAACCACCACCACCAGCATATACTCAGCCACCTCCACCACCTATTAGATCATCACCTCCGCCACCAGCTACTTATGATGAACCCCCAATTGTTGACTCGCCACCTGCTCCACCCTCTGATCATGAGCCTACAACCGTAGAGCCACCACCTTCTGATTACGAGCCACCAATTATTGAGCCTGCACCACCAACGGATCAGCCACCTATTATAACACCATCTCCACCAACTCTGACTCCACCAGTTAAGCTGCCACCACCCTTGATTCATCCTGCTGGGAAGCCTCTAATTGTCGTTGGCCGTGTTCATTGCAAATCTTGCAACAGCAGAGGGCTTCCCACTCTCTATAAAGCTTCACCACTCCAGG GAGCTGTAGTGAAGCTAGTTTGTCACAATAATGCAAGGAAGGCAAATGTTCAAACAGCCATGACAGACAAGAATGGTGAATTCGTGATCATGCCCATGCCTTTAACCAGAGCAGATATTCACAAATGCAAGGTATACTTAGTGAAATCAACGAAACCCATTTGCAATGTCCCAACAAACTTCAATGGTGGAAAATCTGGTGCTTTATTGATACCTATCCTACCACCTAAACCACCTGTTAATCCTGGTCCTGCCCTTGTCCAGCCACCCATGTTTGATTTCCATGGTGTTGGACCTTTTATATTCGAAGCCTCAAGCAAATTACCATGCAAAAAATAA